Proteins from one Fragaria vesca subsp. vesca linkage group LG6, FraVesHawaii_1.0, whole genome shotgun sequence genomic window:
- the LOC101310442 gene encoding uncharacterized protein LOC101310442: protein MARFLLSFILASVLALATLHGTHAVEFVVFNRALNTPGGVRFRNQLGRNYTQQRMRAATDFIWNLFKETAAADRKSVARVSLFVDDMDGIAYTINDEIHVGAKYIQGIKGDIKTDFNGVLFHEMTHVWQWNGKGQAPGGLIEGIADFVRLKANYVPNGSVKPGQGQRWDEGYSITARFLDYCNGLKKGFVAELNKKMRNGYSDSFFNQLLGKTVDQLWKDYKAKFGN from the exons ATGGCTCGTTTTCTCTTGTCTTTCATCCTTGCCTCTGTCTTAGCCCTAGCTACTCTTCATGGAACCCATGCAGTCGAGTTCGTCGTCTTTAACCGGGCTCTCAACACCCCCGGCGGAGTCCGCTTTAGAAACCAGCTCGGGAGGAACTACACCCAGCAAAGGATGAGAGCCGCCACAGATTTCATCTGGAACCTCTTTAAGGAAACCGCAGCCGCCGACAGAAAGAGCGTGGCTCGAGTAAGCTTGTTCGTCGATGACATGGATGGCATCGCCTATACTATCAACGATGAGATTCACGTCGGGGCTAAATACATACAG GGCATAAAAGGCGATATCAAAACGGACTTCAATGGAGTGTTGTTCCACGAGATGACACACGTATGGCAGTGGAACGGTAAGGGTCAAGCTCCGGGTGGCTTAATAGAAGGGATTGCAGATTTTGTGAGGTTGAAGGCCAACTATGTTCCTAATGGGTCGGTGAAACCCGGCCAGGGTCAGCGTTGGGATGAAGGGTATTCGATTACTGCACGATTCCTAGACTATTGCAATGGCCTCAAGAAAGGGTTTGTGGCAGAACTTAACAAGAAGATGAGAAACGGTTACAGTGACAGTTTCTTTAACCAGCTGCTCGGGAAGACAGTTGATCAGCTCTGGAAGGACTACAAAGCCAAATTTGGGAACTAA
- the LOC101291846 gene encoding uncharacterized protein LOC101291846: protein MARFLLSIIFASLLALAAVHETQAIEYIVENRALNTPGGIRFRDELGVDYTKQKMRDATDFIWNLFKETTAAERRDTPRISLFVEDIDGIAASSEDIIHFSAKYIEGLAADKLKNDFNGILYHEITHSLQRNGKGQAPLGLVEGIADFVSFLKAGFIYDGYLNPGDGNSWDEGYGVTARFLEYCEGLKDGFVAELNKKMIDGYSDDFFNQLLGKTVNQLWTDYKAKYAN, encoded by the exons ATGGCTCGCTTTCTCCTTTCAATTATCTTTGCCTCTCTCTTAGCCCTAGCTGCTGTCCATGAAACTCAAGCTATTGAGTACATCGTCGAAAACCGGGCTCTCAACACCCCTGGGGGAATCCGTTTTAGAGACGAGCTGGGCGTGGACTACACCAAGCAAAAAATGAGAGACGCCACTGATTTCATCTGGAACCTCTTTAAGGAAACTACAGCTGCAGAGAGAAGGGACACCCCACGCATAAGCTTGTTCGTCGAAGACATAGATGGCATTGCAGCTTCCAGCGAAGACATTATTCATTTTTCAGCCAAGTACATCGAG GGACTAGCGGCAGACAAACTAAAAAACGACTTCAATGGGATACTTTACCATGAGATCACACACTCATTGCAGAGGAATGGAAAAGGTCAAGCTCCTCTTGGACTGGTAGAAGGGATTGCAGACTTTGTGAGCTTCTTGAAGGCTGGTTTTATATACGACGGCTATTTAAACCCCGGTGATGGTAACAGTTGGGACGAGGGTTATGGCGTAACCGCACGGTTCCTGGAGTATTGCGAAGGCCTTAAAGACGGGTTTGTTGCAGAACTCAACAAGAAGATGATAGATGGTTATAGCGACGATTTTTTCAACCAGTTGCTGGGGAAGACAGTTAATCAGCTATGGACCGACTACAAAGCCAAATATGCAAACTAA
- the LOC101292141 gene encoding glycine-rich protein-like isoform 1, whose translation MGSNKALLLLALLVALVLVVSASRDLAQTSAEKENGVTTTETSNVGGLDDAKYGGYQGGNGGYGGYQGGNGGRGGYQGGNGGRGGYGGGNPGYGGGRGGGCYYGCCRRFNYGRGCRRCCAYAGEAVEAAEP comes from the exons ATGGGTTCCAACAAGGCTCTTCTTCTCTTGGCTCTTTTGGTTGCTCTTGTTCTTGTAGTGTCCGCAAGCAGAGACCTCGCTCAGACTTCCGCTGAGAAGGAAAATG GGGTGACCACTACTGAAACTTCCAACGTAGGCGGCCTTGATGATGCAAAGTATGGTGGATATCAAGGCGGTAATGGTGGATATGGAGGGTACCAAGGTGGTAATGGCGGCCGTGGAGGGTACCAAGGTGGTAATGGCGGCCGCGGAGGCTACGGTGGAGGAAACCCTGGTTATGGAGGAGGACGAGGAGGAGGGTGTTACTATGGCTGCTGCAGGCGCTTTAACTATGGAAGAGGGTGCAGAAGGTGCTGCGCTTACGCTGGTGAGGCTGTTGAGGCTGCAGAACCCTAA
- the LOC101292141 gene encoding glycine-rich protein-like isoform 2 gives MGSNKALLLLALLVALVLVVSASRDLAQTSAEKENGVTTTETSNVGGLDDAKYGGYQGGNGGYGGYQGGNGGRGGYGGGNPGYGGGRGGGCYYGCCRRFNYGRGCRRCCAYAGEAVEAAEP, from the exons ATGGGTTCCAACAAGGCTCTTCTTCTCTTGGCTCTTTTGGTTGCTCTTGTTCTTGTAGTGTCCGCAAGCAGAGACCTCGCTCAGACTTCCGCTGAGAAGGAAAATG GGGTGACCACTACTGAAACTTCCAACGTAGGCGGCCTTGATGATGCAAAGTATGGTGGATATCAAGGCGGTAATGGTGGATATGGAGGGTACCAAG GTGGTAATGGCGGCCGCGGAGGCTACGGTGGAGGAAACCCTGGTTATGGAGGAGGACGAGGAGGAGGGTGTTACTATGGCTGCTGCAGGCGCTTTAACTATGGAAGAGGGTGCAGAAGGTGCTGCGCTTACGCTGGTGAGGCTGTTGAGGCTGCAGAACCCTAA
- the LOC101292141 gene encoding glycine-rich protein-like isoform 3 codes for MGSNKALLLLALLVALVLVVSASRDLAQTSAEKENGVTTTETSNVGGLDDAKYGGYQGGNGGYGGYQGGNGGRGGCYYGCCRRFNYGRGCRRCCAYAGEAVEAAEP; via the exons ATGGGTTCCAACAAGGCTCTTCTTCTCTTGGCTCTTTTGGTTGCTCTTGTTCTTGTAGTGTCCGCAAGCAGAGACCTCGCTCAGACTTCCGCTGAGAAGGAAAATG GGGTGACCACTACTGAAACTTCCAACGTAGGCGGCCTTGATGATGCAAAGTATGGTGGATATCAAGGCGGTAATGGTGGATATGGAGGGTACCAAGGTGGTAATGGCGGCC GAGGAGGGTGTTACTATGGCTGCTGCAGGCGCTTTAACTATGGAAGAGGGTGCAGAAGGTGCTGCGCTTACGCTGGTGAGGCTGTTGAGGCTGCAGAACCCTAA
- the LOC101292816 gene encoding transcription initiation factor TFIID subunit 6-like has translation MSIVPKENIEVISQSIGINNLSPDVALALAPDVEYRLREIMQEAIKCMRHSRRTKLTADDVDGALNLRNVEPLYGFVSGGPLRFKKAVGHRDLFYIDDKDVDFKDVIEAPLPKAPLDTGLLCHWLAIEGVQPAIPENAPVEVLTAPSDGKKYEQKDDGLPVELKLPVKHVLSRELQLYFDKITELVVGRSDDILLKKALLSLATDSGLHPLVPYFTCFIADEVSRGLSDYPLLFALMRVVHSLLQNPHIHIEPYLHQLMPSVVTCLVAKRLGNRFADNHWELRDFTANLVASICKRFGRVYNTLQSRLTKTLVNAFLDPKRTLTQHYGAIQGLAALGPSVVHLLILPNLESYLRLLEPELLLEKQKNEIKRHEAWRVYGALLGAAGQCIYDKLKIFPTLPSPVPQSLWKTNERIVLTTPNKRKRSVEPMEQQPPSKKIATDGPTGLTNSSPSPMQVDTAAPAPSGDTNKVPSSSSTSLSNESISNSRGRSNGADAQSLKKSAVLNQVWKDELNSGKLLVSLFQLFGEDILPFIPAPEMSLFL, from the exons ATGAGCATTGTGCCCAAAGAGAACATTGAAGTAATCTCACAGAGCATTGGGATCAACAATTTGTCTCCAGATGTCGCTCTTGCTCTCGCCCCTGACGTCGAGTATCGCCTCCGTGAGATCATGCAG GAGGCTATCAAATGTATGCGTCACTCACGGAGAACTAAATTGACAGCTGATGATGTCGACGGTGCGCTCAATTTGAGAAATGTCGAG CCACTATATGGTTTTGTGTCTGGAGGCCCCTTGCGTTTCAAAAAAGCTGTTGGACATAGGGATTTGTTTTACATCGATGACAAGGATGTCGATTTTAAAGAT GTTATCGAAGCTCCTTTACCAAAAGCACCACTTGATACTGGACTTCTTTGTCACTGGCTAGCTATAGAAGGTGTACAACCTGCGATTCCGGAAAATGCACCTGTAGAAG TACTTACAGCTCCTTCTGATGGCAAAAAGTATGAGCAAAAGGATGATGGACTTCCTGTTGAGCTCAAATTACCAGTTAAGCATGTATTATCTAGAGAGCTTCAG CTATATTTTGACAAAATCACTGAGCTTGTCGTGGGTAGGTCCGACGATATTCTTCTTAAAAAAGCACTATTGAGCTTGGCTACTGATTCGGGACTTCATCCATTAGTTCCTTATTTCACATGCTTTATAGCTGATGAG GTTTCTCGTGGTTTGAGTGATTATCCACTTCTTTTTGCTCTGATGCGAGTTGTCCATAGCCTTCTCCAGAATCCTCACATTCACATTGAACCTTAT CTACACCAATTGATGCCATCTGTAGTTACTTGCCTTGTGGCAAAAAGATTGGGCAATAGGTTTGCTGACAACCATTGGGAACTTAGAGACTTCACAGCGAATCTGGTTGCTTCAATTTGTAAAAG GTTTGGTCGTGTCTATAACACTCTCCAGTCACGACTTACAAAAACTTTGGTCAATGCATTTTTGGACCCAAAACGGACCTTGACTCAACACTATGGTGCAATTCAAGGTTTAGCTGCTCTAGGGCCCAGTGTG GTCCACCTTTTGATATTGCCAAATCTGGAGTCATATCTGCGACTTCTTGAACCAGAGCTGCTTCTTGAGAAGCAAAAAAATGAGATCAAGAGGCATGAAGCTTGGCGTGTTTATGGAGCGTTGTTG GGTGCAGCAGGGCAATGTATATATGATAAGCTGAAGATCTTCCCAACGTTGCCATCTCCTGTACCACAATCTCTCTGGAAGACCAATGAAAGAATTGTTCTCACTACGCCAA ATAAACGGAAGAGAAGTGTGGAGCCCATGGAACAGCAACCACCCTCGAAGAAAATTGCAACTGATGGCCCAACTGGTTTAACTAATTCTTCACCATCTCCAATGCAAGTAGACACAGCAGCTCCAGCTCCTTCAGGTGATACCAATAAAGTCCCCTCATCATCATCTACGAGTTTGTCTAATGAGAGCATTTCAAACAGCAGAGGTAGAAGTAACGGGGCTGATGCTCAGTCTTTAAAGAAGTCAGCTGTCCTCAATCAGGTCTGGAAGGATGAATTGAATTCTGGGAAGTTACTGGTATCGTTGTTTCAGTTGTTTGGTGAAGACATTCTCCCCTTCATTCCAGCTCCAGAGATGTCTTTGTTTCTGTAA